A stretch of the Amia ocellicauda isolate fAmiCal2 chromosome 10, fAmiCal2.hap1, whole genome shotgun sequence genome encodes the following:
- the chmp1b gene encoding charged multivesicular body protein 1b: MSSMDKQLFNLKFAAKELLRSSKKCDKEEKAEKVKVKKAIQKGNMEVARIHAENAIRQKNQSINFLRMSARVDAVAARVQTAVTMNKVTKSMAGVVKSMDSVLRSMNLEKISALMDKFEHQFETLDVQTAQMEDTMSSTTTLTTPQNEVDSLMHEMADEAGLDLNMELPQGQMGSVGTSVASAEQDELSQRLAKLRDQV, from the exons ATGTCGAGCATGGACA AGCAACTGTTCAACCTCAAGTTTGCTGCCAAAGAGCTGCTAAGAAGCTCCAAGAAATGCGACAAGGAGGAAAAGGCAGAGAAGGTCAAAGTGAAGAAG GCCATACAGAAGGGCAATATGGAGGTGGCACGGATACATGCGGAGAACGCCATCCGACAGAAGAACCAATCCATCAACTTCCTGCGCATGAGTGCACGGGTGGATGCCGTGGCGGCCAGGGTCCAGACCGCGGTCACCATGAACAAG GTCACCAAGTCGATGGCAGGAGTGGTGAAGTCGATGGACTCTGTTCTGAGGAGTATGAACCTGGAGAAG ATCTCAGCCCTAATGGACAAATTTGAGCACCAGTTCGAGACACTAGACGTTCAGACAGCACAGATGGAGGACACGATGAGCAGCACGACCACTCTGACCACTCCACAG AACGAAGTGGATAGTCTGATGCATGAGATGGCAGATGAAGCAGG ACTGGATTTGAACATGGAGCTTCCCCAGGGCCAGATGGGGTCTGTGGGCACCAGCGTGGCCTCTGCAGAGCAG GATGAGCTTTCCCAGAGGCTGGCCAAGCTCAGAGACCAGGTCTAG
- the tent5d gene encoding uncharacterized protein tent5d isoform X1 → METGLRYGVCARQQRERFRSFISAPRAARTATAHAPAQSLLPAGYTGVPAREHGRARRTLHFLNMTEHSDRRFHNLTREQVETLDQVLTEVIPIHGRGNFPTLEVKPKDIIHVVKDRLVEKEITVRDVRLNGSTASHVLVKENGTSYKDLDIIFGVELPKQEDFQIIKEVVLDCLLDFLPKCVNKDKITALTMKEAYVQKMVKVFTEHDRWSLISLSNNSGKNVELKFVNSLRRQFEFSVDSFQIILDRMLESYQEAEHRRAEAELPKTQATAEDAPQMEDERCLVPAPKELSSMSQDSKGQEPGCQGGGLSGESLDLEEQSSVHAEEILVEEEELPNPSEAKDQPVLENKEPALVAAPVKDSESPGHLAKVEEPLEPDIKSFLTTEPQAPGEEPPTQQTACMVDTVVAPAKTSVNEETVILCNCSSSLPCLLLTEESQDLVSEPPTFAKKPCSISSESGPLQSPLPAPAKKSSSKAPVPSGPLSPAKETQALLNEQLDVTQRSKDKKSFSLSDDVLGPAKKSYAKRSRSLTNNLEDKEKTCQDEVSGLHTLSPHASSQTVIPLAPDQESQAEVEIPQRETFKSPALILEAPANSGKEANMENSSNEDLRNQAQESSTAQIPEFLPQTSELSEMHPQAEMQAGDAPLQAQEPVPETPGGPEVATVARELPVITVVAESMYGDFEQAMDHLRYRLIATRNPEEIRGGGLLKYSNLLVREFRPASETEIKTLERYMCSRFFIDFPDVNEQQRKIESYLRNHFIGEEKSKYDYLMTLRRVVNESTVCLMGHERRQTLNMITILALKVLGEQNIIPNTNNVTCYYQPAPYIADRNFNNYYIAHGQPPLIYHPYPLHIHMQTGLV, encoded by the exons ATGGAAACTGGTCTACGCTACGGGGTCTGCGCGAGACAACAGCGCGAGAGGTTTAGGAGTTTCATTTCAGCACCACGAGCCGCCCGGACAGCGACCGCGCACGCACCCGCCCAGAGCCTCCTACCTGCGGGATATACCGGAGTCCCAGCCCGAGAGCACGGACGAGCACGTCGCACATTGCA TTTTTTAAACATGACAGAGCACTCAGATCGCAGGTTCCACAACCTCACCAGGGAGCAGGTGGAGACGCTGGACCAAGTGCTCACCGAGGTGATACCCATTCATGGAAGAGGCAACTTCCCCACGCTGGAGGTCAAACCAAAGGACATCATCCATGTGGTGAAGGACCGGCTGGTGGAGAAAGAGATCACCGTGCGTGATGTCCGACTCAATGGCTCCACTGCCAGCCACGTCCTGGTCAAGGAGAACGGGACAAGTTACAAGGACCTGGACATCATCTTTGGCGTTGAGCTGCCCAAGCAGGAGGATTTCCAGATCATCAAGGAGGTGGTCCTGGACTGTCTGCTGGACTTCCTGCCCAAATGTGTTAACAAGGACAAGATCACGGCACTGACCATGAAGGAGGCATACGTGCAGAAGATGGTCAAGGTCTTCACTGAGCATGACCGCTGGAGCCTCATCTCCTTGTCCAACAACAGCGGCAAGAACGTGGAGCTCAAGTTTGTCAACTCCCTGCGGCGCCAGTTTGAGTTCAGCGTGGACTCCTTCCAGATCATCCTCGACCGCATGCTGGAATCCTACCAGGAGGCTGAGCACAGACGGGCAGAGGCAGAGCTGCCCAAGACTCAGGCCACAGCCGAGGATGCTCCACAGATGGAGGATGAACGCTGCTTGGTCCCTGCCCCTAAGGAGTTGTCATCCATGTCCCAAGATTCCAAGGGACAAGAACCTGGATGCCAGGGTGGGGGGCTATCAGGGGAGTCCCTGGACCTGGAAGAACAATCCTCTGTCCATGCTGAGGAAATCCTGGTTGAGGAAGAGGAGCTGCCCAACCCGTCTGAAGCAAAGGACCAGCCTGTCTTGGAAAATAAGGAGCCAGCACTAGTGGCAGCTCCAGTTAAAGATTCAGAGTCTCCAGGCCACTTGGCCAAAGTGGAGGAACCTCTGGAGCCAGACATAAAGAGCTTTCTGACCACTGAACCACAAGCCCCAGGTGAAGAACCCCCCACCCAACAAACAGCTTGTATGGTTGACACAGTGGTAGCTCCGGCCAAGACATCAGTAAACGAAGAGACAGTAATATTATGCAACTGTTCGTCATCCCTGCCCTGTCTGCTCCTCACAGAGGAATCACAGGACCTGGTGTCTGAACCACCAACCTTTGCCAAGAAACCTTGCAGCATATCGTCAGAGTCTGGGCCACTACAGAGCCCTTTGCCTGCCCCTGCTAAAAAATCCTCATCGAAGGCACCTGTGCCAAGTGGTCCACTTTCCCCTGCAAAGGAGACACAAGCCCTACTGAATGAACAGTTGGATGTTACCCAAAGGTCCAAAGATAAAAAATCATTCTCTCTGTCAGATGATGTGCTAGGCCCTGCCAAAAAATCCTATGCCAAGCGCTCAAGGTCCCTGACTAACAATTTAGAAGACAAAGAAAAGACATGTCAAGATGAGGTCTCGGGTTTGCACACCCTGTCCCCCCACGCCTCCTCCCAGACTGTAATACCACTGGCCCCAGACCAAGAATCACAAGCCGAGGTTGAGATcccacagagagagacttttAAGTCACCAGCTCTGATCCTTGAAGCTCCGGCAAACTCTGGTAAAGAGGCAAACATGGAGAATAGCAGCAACGAGGATCTCAGGAACCAAGCCCAAGAGAGCTCAACTGCACAAATTCCAGAATTCCTACCACAGACCTCAGAGCTTTCAGAGATGCATCCCCAGGCAGAAATGCAAGCAGGGGATGCCCCACTCCAAGCCCAGGAGCCTGTCCCAGAGACCCCTGGCGGGCCGGAAGTGGCCACCGTGGCCAGGGAGCTGCCTGTGATAACAGTGGTGGCGGAGAGCATGTATGGTGATTTTGAGCAGGCGATGGACCACCTTCGGTACCGCCTGATCGCCACCCGCAATCCAGAGGAGATCCGCGGCGGGGGCCTACTGAAGTACAGCAATCTGCTGGTGCGGGAGTTCAGGCCGGCAAGCGAGACGGAGATTAAGACACTGGAGCGCTACATGTGCTCACGCTTCTTCATCGACTTTCCCGATGTCAATGAGCAGCAGCGCAAGATTGAATCGTACCTGCGCAACCACTTCATCGGAGAGGAGAAGAGCAAATATGACTACCTGATGACGCTGCGCCGAGTGGTGAACGAGAGCACCGTCTGCCTCATGGGCCATGAGCGCAGGCAGACCCTCAACATGATCACTATTCTGGCCCTGAAGGTGCTGGGTGAGCAGAACATCATCCCCAACACCAACAACGTCACCTGCTACTACCAGCCTGCCCCCTACATCGCCGACCGCAACTTCAACAACTACTACATCGCCCACGGGCAGCCCCCTTTGATCTACCACCCTTACCCCCTGCACATTCACATGCAGACTGGTCTGGTGTAG
- the tent5d gene encoding uncharacterized protein tent5d isoform X2 — translation MTEHSDRRFHNLTREQVETLDQVLTEVIPIHGRGNFPTLEVKPKDIIHVVKDRLVEKEITVRDVRLNGSTASHVLVKENGTSYKDLDIIFGVELPKQEDFQIIKEVVLDCLLDFLPKCVNKDKITALTMKEAYVQKMVKVFTEHDRWSLISLSNNSGKNVELKFVNSLRRQFEFSVDSFQIILDRMLESYQEAEHRRAEAELPKTQATAEDAPQMEDERCLVPAPKELSSMSQDSKGQEPGCQGGGLSGESLDLEEQSSVHAEEILVEEEELPNPSEAKDQPVLENKEPALVAAPVKDSESPGHLAKVEEPLEPDIKSFLTTEPQAPGEEPPTQQTACMVDTVVAPAKTSVNEETVILCNCSSSLPCLLLTEESQDLVSEPPTFAKKPCSISSESGPLQSPLPAPAKKSSSKAPVPSGPLSPAKETQALLNEQLDVTQRSKDKKSFSLSDDVLGPAKKSYAKRSRSLTNNLEDKEKTCQDEVSGLHTLSPHASSQTVIPLAPDQESQAEVEIPQRETFKSPALILEAPANSGKEANMENSSNEDLRNQAQESSTAQIPEFLPQTSELSEMHPQAEMQAGDAPLQAQEPVPETPGGPEVATVARELPVITVVAESMYGDFEQAMDHLRYRLIATRNPEEIRGGGLLKYSNLLVREFRPASETEIKTLERYMCSRFFIDFPDVNEQQRKIESYLRNHFIGEEKSKYDYLMTLRRVVNESTVCLMGHERRQTLNMITILALKVLGEQNIIPNTNNVTCYYQPAPYIADRNFNNYYIAHGQPPLIYHPYPLHIHMQTGLV, via the coding sequence ATGACAGAGCACTCAGATCGCAGGTTCCACAACCTCACCAGGGAGCAGGTGGAGACGCTGGACCAAGTGCTCACCGAGGTGATACCCATTCATGGAAGAGGCAACTTCCCCACGCTGGAGGTCAAACCAAAGGACATCATCCATGTGGTGAAGGACCGGCTGGTGGAGAAAGAGATCACCGTGCGTGATGTCCGACTCAATGGCTCCACTGCCAGCCACGTCCTGGTCAAGGAGAACGGGACAAGTTACAAGGACCTGGACATCATCTTTGGCGTTGAGCTGCCCAAGCAGGAGGATTTCCAGATCATCAAGGAGGTGGTCCTGGACTGTCTGCTGGACTTCCTGCCCAAATGTGTTAACAAGGACAAGATCACGGCACTGACCATGAAGGAGGCATACGTGCAGAAGATGGTCAAGGTCTTCACTGAGCATGACCGCTGGAGCCTCATCTCCTTGTCCAACAACAGCGGCAAGAACGTGGAGCTCAAGTTTGTCAACTCCCTGCGGCGCCAGTTTGAGTTCAGCGTGGACTCCTTCCAGATCATCCTCGACCGCATGCTGGAATCCTACCAGGAGGCTGAGCACAGACGGGCAGAGGCAGAGCTGCCCAAGACTCAGGCCACAGCCGAGGATGCTCCACAGATGGAGGATGAACGCTGCTTGGTCCCTGCCCCTAAGGAGTTGTCATCCATGTCCCAAGATTCCAAGGGACAAGAACCTGGATGCCAGGGTGGGGGGCTATCAGGGGAGTCCCTGGACCTGGAAGAACAATCCTCTGTCCATGCTGAGGAAATCCTGGTTGAGGAAGAGGAGCTGCCCAACCCGTCTGAAGCAAAGGACCAGCCTGTCTTGGAAAATAAGGAGCCAGCACTAGTGGCAGCTCCAGTTAAAGATTCAGAGTCTCCAGGCCACTTGGCCAAAGTGGAGGAACCTCTGGAGCCAGACATAAAGAGCTTTCTGACCACTGAACCACAAGCCCCAGGTGAAGAACCCCCCACCCAACAAACAGCTTGTATGGTTGACACAGTGGTAGCTCCGGCCAAGACATCAGTAAACGAAGAGACAGTAATATTATGCAACTGTTCGTCATCCCTGCCCTGTCTGCTCCTCACAGAGGAATCACAGGACCTGGTGTCTGAACCACCAACCTTTGCCAAGAAACCTTGCAGCATATCGTCAGAGTCTGGGCCACTACAGAGCCCTTTGCCTGCCCCTGCTAAAAAATCCTCATCGAAGGCACCTGTGCCAAGTGGTCCACTTTCCCCTGCAAAGGAGACACAAGCCCTACTGAATGAACAGTTGGATGTTACCCAAAGGTCCAAAGATAAAAAATCATTCTCTCTGTCAGATGATGTGCTAGGCCCTGCCAAAAAATCCTATGCCAAGCGCTCAAGGTCCCTGACTAACAATTTAGAAGACAAAGAAAAGACATGTCAAGATGAGGTCTCGGGTTTGCACACCCTGTCCCCCCACGCCTCCTCCCAGACTGTAATACCACTGGCCCCAGACCAAGAATCACAAGCCGAGGTTGAGATcccacagagagagacttttAAGTCACCAGCTCTGATCCTTGAAGCTCCGGCAAACTCTGGTAAAGAGGCAAACATGGAGAATAGCAGCAACGAGGATCTCAGGAACCAAGCCCAAGAGAGCTCAACTGCACAAATTCCAGAATTCCTACCACAGACCTCAGAGCTTTCAGAGATGCATCCCCAGGCAGAAATGCAAGCAGGGGATGCCCCACTCCAAGCCCAGGAGCCTGTCCCAGAGACCCCTGGCGGGCCGGAAGTGGCCACCGTGGCCAGGGAGCTGCCTGTGATAACAGTGGTGGCGGAGAGCATGTATGGTGATTTTGAGCAGGCGATGGACCACCTTCGGTACCGCCTGATCGCCACCCGCAATCCAGAGGAGATCCGCGGCGGGGGCCTACTGAAGTACAGCAATCTGCTGGTGCGGGAGTTCAGGCCGGCAAGCGAGACGGAGATTAAGACACTGGAGCGCTACATGTGCTCACGCTTCTTCATCGACTTTCCCGATGTCAATGAGCAGCAGCGCAAGATTGAATCGTACCTGCGCAACCACTTCATCGGAGAGGAGAAGAGCAAATATGACTACCTGATGACGCTGCGCCGAGTGGTGAACGAGAGCACCGTCTGCCTCATGGGCCATGAGCGCAGGCAGACCCTCAACATGATCACTATTCTGGCCCTGAAGGTGCTGGGTGAGCAGAACATCATCCCCAACACCAACAACGTCACCTGCTACTACCAGCCTGCCCCCTACATCGCCGACCGCAACTTCAACAACTACTACATCGCCCACGGGCAGCCCCCTTTGATCTACCACCCTTACCCCCTGCACATTCACATGCAGACTGGTCTGGTGTAG